The genomic interval GGCGGCGTGGATCTCGGCCTTGGTGATCAGGTTCTTCTCCAGCGCGTGCTCGATGAACGCGCCGTTCTCGATCAGCTTCTCGGGGCTGCCTTCGATCAGCTCGTCCAGCTTGGGATGGCGGTACAGGAAGCGGACGACGAGGTAGTTGGCGAGCAGCAGCGTGATGGCCCCGATCATCCCGCCCAGCAGCGAGTTGTCGTTCCCGATTATTGCGTTCTGCACCGCGTTGGACAGGAGCAGCAGCACCACCAGGTCGAACGGGTTGAGCTGCCCCAGCTCGCGCTTTCCTGCCAGCTGCAGGACGGCGAGCAGGAAGACGTAGACGGCCAGCGTGCGGATGATCTTCTCCCCCACCGGGATGCCCACGGCGAAGAGGTCGTTCCAGATGGCGTGCATGGGCTGGGATGCGGGGGAGGGGGAGCGCGGTGATTGCCCCGCAAGCTGATGTGATTTCAGCCGATGCGCAACGCCGCCCGATCGAGCGGCGGAAGCTGCGTCGCGCGCGCCGGTGGTACGGACGCGCGTATCGCGAGCGGCGAGGG from Longimicrobiaceae bacterium carries:
- a CDS encoding YetF domain-containing protein — its product is MHAIWNDLFAVGIPVGEKIIRTLAVYVFLLAVLQLAGKRELGQLNPFDLVVLLLLSNAVQNAIIGNDNSLLGGMIGAITLLLANYLVVRFLYRHPKLDELIEGSPEKLIENGAFIEHALEKNLITKAEIHAAARRQGIEDLSTVACSRLEVGGTISFLIKQPTEADQRHDELMTRMEALETKLVALLERTGSAPAPPSEA